A genomic segment from Gossypium hirsutum isolate 1008001.06 chromosome D04, Gossypium_hirsutum_v2.1, whole genome shotgun sequence encodes:
- the LOC107899278 gene encoding serine/threonine-protein kinase AFC1 isoform X1, with the protein METQRIIEFPHNNMDKRPRKRPRLTWDMPPPLPPPKVLPTIHCSQEFGNGGISNFSYPNNMFHRGIPHNGSPPWRPDDKDGHYVFAVGESLTPRYKILNKMGEGTFGQVLECFDNERQEVVAIKIVRSIHKYREAAMIEIDVLQRLARHDMSGARCVQIRNWFDYRNHICIVFERLGPSLYDFLRENSYRSFPIDLVRELGRQILESVAFMHDLRLIHTDLKPENILLVSSEYIQVPDYKFLSRSTKDGSYFKNLPKSSAIKLIDFGSTTFEHQDHSYVVSTRHYRAPEVILGLGWNYPCDLWSVGCILVELCSGEALFQTHENLEHLAMMERVLGPLPQHMVLRADRAEKYFRRGTRLDWPDGATSRESLKAVGKLPRLPNLIMQHVDHSAGDLIDLLQGLLQYDPIDRLKAREALRHPFFTRDHRRFSYPL; encoded by the exons ATGGAGACGCAAAGGATAATAGAGTTTCCTCACAATAATATGGATAAACGTCCCAGGAAGAGGCCCAGATTAACATGGGATATGCCCCCTCCTCTTCCTCCTCCTAAG GTTCTTCCAACAATACATTGCAGTCAGGAATTCGGGAATGGAGGGATCTCTAATTTTTCATATCCTAATAATATGTTTCACAGGGGGATTCCTCATAATGGATCTCCTCCTTGGAGACCTGATGATAAAGATGGCCATTATGTTTTTGCCGTTGGAGAAAGTCTAACTCCTCGAT ACAAGATTCTCAATAAAATGGGTGAAG GAACATTTGGTCAAGTTTTGGAGTGTTTTGACAATGAAAGGCAAGAAGTTGTGGCCATCAAAATTGTCCGCTCCATACACAAGTATCGTGAAGCTGCTATGATTGAAATTGATGTCCTTCAAAGACTTGCTAGGCATGATATGAGTGGTGCTCG TTGTGTGCAAATACGGAATTGGTTTGACTATCGTAATCATATTTGTATT GTATTTGAGAGGCTTGGACCTAGCTTATACGATTTTCTCCGCGAAAACAGCTACCGTTCATTTCCCATTGATCTTGTTCGGGAGCTTGGCAGACAAATTTTGGAGTCTGTAGCAT TTATGCATGATTTGCGATTAATTCACACTGATTTGAAGCCAGAAAACATTCTGCTTGTTTCCTCCGAATATATACAGGTGCCAGATTATAAG TTTTTATCACGCTCTACCAAAGATGGTTCTTATTTTAAGAATCTGCCAAAGTCAAGCGCAATAAAGCTGATTGATTTTGGGAGTACAACATTTGAACACCAAGATCATAGCTATGTTGTGTCAACTCGACATTATCGTGCACCAGAAGTCATACTTG GTCTCGGATGGAACTATCCATGTGACTTGTGGAGTGTGGGTTGCATACTGGTTGAACTTTGCTCT GGTGAGGCACTTTTTCAAACTCATGAGAACCTAGAGCATCTTGCCATGATGGAGAGGGTTTTAGGGCCATTACCCCAACATATGGTGCTTAGAGCCGA TCGTGCTGAGAAATATTTTCGGAGGGGCACACGGTTGGATTGGCCTGATGGTGCTACTTCAAGAGAAAGCCTGAAGGCAGTTGGGAAACTGCCTCGCCTGCCG AACTTAATAATGCAGCATGTCGATCATTCTGCTGGTGATTTGATTGATCTCTTGCAAGGGCTACTACAGTACGATCCAATTGACAGACTTAAAGCTAGAGAAGCACTAAGACATCCATTTTTTACAAGAGATCATAGAAGGTTCAGCTACCCCTTATAA
- the LOC107898171 gene encoding protein MAINTENANCE OF MERISTEMS-like has protein sequence MGRSMAMAPLIQKGRHISDAANNADPYQVIRGRVNGLKKAPDARLMSYLEQAGFGSAASIRTFDLHYDLLSALVERWRPETQTFHFPCGECTLLGDSPEDEESNFTSLKFTWLKAKFGQLSANATEGELMCAARAYIMHILGGVLMSDANNNRVHMMYLPLLADLSNVRSYSWGSAVLAMLYRELYRATNSDIVDMGGCLTLLQSWALYRMPFLASVSH, from the exons ATGGGCCGAA GCATGGCAATGGCTCCATTGATTCAAAAGGGTAGACACATATCTGATGCGGCTAATAACgcg GACCCGTACCAAGTAATAAGGGGCCGTGTGAATGGTTTAAAGAAAGCTCCGGATGCACGATTGATGTCATACTTGGAGCAAGCCGGATTTGGGTCAGCAGCATCGATCCGGACCTTCGACTTGCACTATGATTTATTATCTGCGCTAGTGGAGCGGTGGCGCCCGGAGACCCAAACTTTTCATTTTCCGTGTGGGGAGTGCACG CTACTTGGAGACTCGCCAGAGGACGAAGAGTCAAATTTTACGAGCTTAAAATTTACATGGCTGAAAGCCAAATTTGGACAGTTATCAGCGAATGCCACTGAAGGCGAGCTGATGTGCGCTGCTCGAGCATACATCATGCATATCCTAGGGGGAGTACTGATGTCCGATGCAAACAACAACAGGGTGCATATGATGTACTTGCCCCTATTAGCTGATTTGTCGAATGTCCGCTCGTATAGCTGGGGCTCCGCCGTTCTAGCAATGTTATATCGGGAGCTTTATCGGGCGACAAACTCAGATATTGTAGACATGGGTGGATGCCTCACATTGCTGCAGTCCTGGGCGCTTTATCGGATGCCATTTTTAGCATCGGTTAGTCACTAA
- the LOC107899278 gene encoding serine/threonine-protein kinase AFC1 isoform X2 gives MHDLRLIHTDLKPENILLVSSEYIQVPDYKFLSRSTKDGSYFKNLPKSSAIKLIDFGSTTFEHQDHSYVVSTRHYRAPEVILGLGWNYPCDLWSVGCILVELCSGEALFQTHENLEHLAMMERVLGPLPQHMVLRADRAEKYFRRGTRLDWPDGATSRESLKAVGKLPRLPNLIMQHVDHSAGDLIDLLQGLLQYDPIDRLKAREALRHPFFTRDHRRFSYPL, from the exons ATGCATGATTTGCGATTAATTCACACTGATTTGAAGCCAGAAAACATTCTGCTTGTTTCCTCCGAATATATACAGGTGCCAGATTATAAG TTTTTATCACGCTCTACCAAAGATGGTTCTTATTTTAAGAATCTGCCAAAGTCAAGCGCAATAAAGCTGATTGATTTTGGGAGTACAACATTTGAACACCAAGATCATAGCTATGTTGTGTCAACTCGACATTATCGTGCACCAGAAGTCATACTTG GTCTCGGATGGAACTATCCATGTGACTTGTGGAGTGTGGGTTGCATACTGGTTGAACTTTGCTCT GGTGAGGCACTTTTTCAAACTCATGAGAACCTAGAGCATCTTGCCATGATGGAGAGGGTTTTAGGGCCATTACCCCAACATATGGTGCTTAGAGCCGA TCGTGCTGAGAAATATTTTCGGAGGGGCACACGGTTGGATTGGCCTGATGGTGCTACTTCAAGAGAAAGCCTGAAGGCAGTTGGGAAACTGCCTCGCCTGCCG AACTTAATAATGCAGCATGTCGATCATTCTGCTGGTGATTTGATTGATCTCTTGCAAGGGCTACTACAGTACGATCCAATTGACAGACTTAAAGCTAGAGAAGCACTAAGACATCCATTTTTTACAAGAGATCATAGAAGGTTCAGCTACCCCTTATAA